Proteins co-encoded in one Halorussus salinus genomic window:
- a CDS encoding DUF7503 family protein: MSNQRILAQLEQHPRLIGYLFTAGMVLAQAGSVAGNGASSTPGP, encoded by the coding sequence ATGTCGAATCAAAGGATACTCGCACAACTCGAACAGCATCCGCGGCTCATTGGCTACCTCTTTACTGCTGGCATGGTCTTGGCGCAGGCCGGAAGCGTTGCGGGGAATGGAGCAAGTTCAACACCGGGACCATAA
- a CDS encoding DUF7504 family protein, with translation MTSELRFRGSGANPRFSKWLANLKQTGSNILLTGEVPDAVSARASRYLFGSADRRFRVLALTDQTIRNADTRLPTDTSRDAPETWVIDQRSGERSVPATARGFMPDSDTLQTDDAQQLCDEVQAAISFYAEETDGLDPAELRVGVDSLFPLVREDRATTERVLRTLCATVRGVQGMAHYHLRVPDDDDLVTELGDLFDARVELRKRPRRNPEQRWHALDIDAVTPWMEL, from the coding sequence ATGACCAGCGAACTTCGCTTTCGCGGGAGTGGAGCGAACCCGCGGTTCTCGAAGTGGCTCGCCAATCTCAAGCAGACGGGGAGCAACATCCTCCTCACGGGCGAGGTCCCCGACGCGGTGTCCGCGCGCGCCTCCCGGTATCTCTTCGGGAGCGCCGACCGCCGGTTTCGAGTCCTCGCGCTGACCGACCAGACGATTCGGAACGCCGACACGCGTCTCCCCACCGACACGTCCCGAGACGCCCCCGAGACGTGGGTCATCGACCAGCGCAGCGGCGAGCGGTCGGTCCCGGCCACCGCGCGAGGGTTCATGCCCGACTCGGATACGCTTCAGACCGACGACGCCCAGCAACTCTGCGACGAGGTGCAGGCCGCCATCAGCTTCTACGCCGAGGAGACAGACGGTCTCGACCCGGCCGAGCTTCGCGTCGGCGTCGATTCGCTGTTCCCGCTCGTCCGGGAGGACCGCGCGACGACCGAGCGGGTCCTGCGGACGCTCTGTGCGACGGTTCGGGGCGTGCAGGGGATGGCTCACTATCACCTTCGGGTGCCCGACGACGACGACCTCGTGACCGAACTCGGGGACCTGTTCGACGCGCGCGTCGAACTTCGGAAGCGTCCGCGGCGCAACCCCGAGCAACGCTGGCACGCCCTCGACATCGACGCCGTGACGCCGTGGATGGAACTGTAG